TGATATTTATCTAAATGGAAGATATTCTTATAATATAGGAGAAAACTTGTTCTTAGAACCATATGGAACATTATCATATACATATGTAGACCAAGAGGGAGCAGATGAAGGAAGCAAAGTATTAGCAATAGAAACAGATTCAAAATCATTTGATTATACAGCAGCTAAAGTGGGAGTAGACCTTAAGAAAGTAATCCCTCATGAAAAAGGAAAGAGTACGTTATCAGCAGGGGTAAGCTACACAAGACTGCTTACTGGTGCAGATGAAGAGAATATCACAGGAAGATTTAAAGGAGAAAGTGCAACTGATTTTGATATTCTAGTTCCTCACAAAAATGAACACAGCATAGGATTAAATGCTAAGTACGCACTTGAACTTGAAAGTGGAATCCTATTTGATGTAAAAGGAAGCTACTCAGTAGAAAGAGATTCACATAATGGAACAGGTAAAAACAGAACAAAAGGTGAATGGATAGTTGGCGCAGGAATAGGATACAAGTTCTAGAATAGATAATACTTTAATCAAAATACACAGGATACTCTAAATAATTTTTTTAAGGAGAGCTTGAGTAGAGAAAACATTGATTAAGCCTGAATAAACAAAAAAGTGTTCCCTTTTATCTATAAAGGTGAACACTTTTCTGATATTACTATCATGGTAGTGGATCACCAAATTATGGTTCGCCTTTAGGGTAGCGAGTCACCCAAATCATCATTCATATTTAAGGTAGGGAAACACCTATTATTATTTTTATCATATCACAATAAGAAGAAGTCAAAATGTAACATTGTTATAAAATGGTTCGCTAGATAAATTCTAGTCAAATATTTACTCATCATCTATCTTAATATACATTGGAATGCATCCGTCTAAATATCTTTTGTTATTGGCAATCATAAAATCTCCAAAATATTCAAATTTACGTCTTCTATAAAGAGATTCAGCTTCTGGAACTGAATAAAGTGTTATAAATGTTATTCCAATTACTTCAATAATATCATTAGTTATATATTCTAAAACTTTAGTAAATAAAAAATCACTTAAATAAAATTTTATTCCTTCTTTTTTTGAAATTTCACTCCAATACATATGATGAAATTCAGAGTCTAATGCAAAATTAGCTATTTCTACTCCAGAAGCATTATATCTCTGTTCTTCTTCTTTAACTCCTTTTCCCTCTTTATAACTAATCAAAGAAACTCCTGAAGCACTTAATGAAAAAAATCCAAGTATTTTTTTAGAACCTTCATCATCATAAATAAATAAGTATGTTCTTGTTCCACGTTCATATATTGCATCATTAATTAAAAAATCATCCAATATTTCATTTCTACATGAAAAACCCTTAACTAAATCACAATTATCTCTAGTTAAGGGTTGCATTAATAATTTATTTTCATCTATTTCATTTACATATTTGAACATTTTTTATCCAGCTCCATAAGTTCTTTCATAATTTTTCTAGCTTCGGCAATAGCTGACTTTGCATTTTTTTCTTGTTTTTCATTAATAATTTTCATAAATTCTTTTGTTTTGTTAGGTGCTACAATAAATGGTATATTAGGTTTTCTAACAGATCTTATCATACTATCACCTCCTTCTTTATTTATATACATTTATATGTATTTTGTACATATATAATAACATATTATAAAAAAGAATTCAATCGAAATCTTGACTGAAAAATCAAAAAATCCTTGATTTCACTGGACTAAATTATTTTTTTGACAGTTAGAAATCTATCTTTTTCTCGTTAGAGCAGCATTTCTCTTTTTTTAATATAAAAAAATTAAAAAACAAAAATAGTTATATATTTATATTAATTGATAGCTTTTTCTATTGCTTTTAAAAGAGCATAAATATCATCTGGGTATACTTCACCAATATTTCCAATTCTAAAGCTATCTATATCTGTAACTTTTCCAGGGTAAATAACAAATCCTTCTTTTTTTAATTTATAGTAAAAGTTTTCAAAATTATAATCTGGAGATTTTGGTGCAAAGAAAGTAGTAATTATTGGAGATTGGTATTCTTCAGGAATAAGAGATTTAAATCCTAAATTTTTCATTCCATTTCTTAAAATAACATTATTTTTTCTATACCTTTTTTCTCTTTCTACTATACCACCTTCTTTTTCGAGTTCTAAAAGAGCTTGATAGAATGCTCTTACTGTATGTGTTGGGGAAGTGAATCTCCATTTGCCATTATTTTCCTCCATAACTTTCCATTGACTATAGAGATCAAGAGAAAGAGAACGAGCCTGTCCTGAACAAGTTTCTAAGATATCTCTTTTGCATATAATAAAAGAAAATCCAGGAACTCCTTGAATACATTTATTTGAAGAACTAATTAAAAAATCAGCTTTTACCTCCTCAATATCTATTTCTATTCCACCAAAACTTGACATAGCATCTACAATATATATTTTATTAAATTCTTTTACTAATTCTCCTATTTTTTCAATGGGATTTAAAATTCCACTTGTAGTTTCGCTATGTACTACAGATACATGAGTGATATCTGGATTAGACTCAAGTATTTCTCTCACTATGTTGATATCTATAATATCTTTATCACCAAATTTTTCTATGATATTATTTATTTTTAAAACCTGAGCAATTTCTCCCATTCTATCTCCATAAGCACCATTTGATAGAATTAATAATTTTCCATTTTCAGGAATGGAAGTACCAATGACAGATTCCACTCCAAAGGAACCACTTCCCTGCATAAGAACAGAAGTATATTTATTATAATTTTCTGAAGGTACAACTAATTTGACCAATCTTTCTCTTATTTCCTGAACTATATTATTATATTCTTTATCCCAAGTACACCAGTCTTTGAGCATAGCTATTCTTACTCCATTACTTGTAGTTAATGGTCCTGGTGTTAAAAGCAGATATGGTTTTTCTAGATATTCTTCTAAAGTATGCATTCTTAATTCCTCCCATTTATCTATTTTAGGCTCTTTCGCCATTTATTAATTTTTTGTTAATGATATCTATTATATATGGAACTTTTGAAATATCTTCTATTACAAAATGAGCTCCAGCAGAAAGCATTTTTGAAGCAGTTTTTTCCATTTTTTCTTTTAATTCATTTTCAGGGAGGGGATTGACTTCTTCAAGGGATAATCCTAGTTCACTGCTTCCCTTTAGTATTCCAACTGTCCACACTTTTGCATTTCTTCCCTCTTTAATATCAGAAATGGTATCTCCAATTTTCACAACACAATCTGTATCCTCTTCTCCAAGAATAAGCATATTTTGATATATCATATATGGAGCAGGTCTTCCAGCTGGAACAGCATTAGGAGTAGTATAGTAATCTGGAAAGTATCCCTGAGATTTTGCACCAGCAGTGATAATCTCCATCATTTCCTGTGTGTATCCTGTTGTTGAACCTATTTTCAATCCTCTTTCTCTCAAAATATTTACAGTTTCAATGCAATGTGGAACAGGTTCAGTATAGTCAGCAAGTATTTTAAAAAGCTTGTTTTCAAAATTTTTATAAAGCTCGTCTATATCATTTTCGTTCCACATTCTATTATATTTTTCTTTCCATAGAACAGTGACTCTATTAAGTGACAGCATAGCTTTGATATGATCTATTTTCAACATTCCCATAGGGCCTCTTGCTTCTTCCAGAGTTACATCTATATTTTTTTCTTTGAATATTTCAATAAAAACTTTTACTGGAGCAAAGCAGCCATAATCTACAGTAGTTCCAGCCCAGTCAAAAATTATTAGATTTATTTTTTTCA
Above is a window of Fusobacterium varium DNA encoding:
- the phnW gene encoding 2-aminoethylphosphonate--pyruvate transaminase, with product MHTLEEYLEKPYLLLTPGPLTTSNGVRIAMLKDWCTWDKEYNNIVQEIRERLVKLVVPSENYNKYTSVLMQGSGSFGVESVIGTSIPENGKLLILSNGAYGDRMGEIAQVLKINNIIEKFGDKDIIDINIVREILESNPDITHVSVVHSETTSGILNPIEKIGELVKEFNKIYIVDAMSSFGGIEIDIEEVKADFLISSSNKCIQGVPGFSFIICKRDILETCSGQARSLSLDLYSQWKVMEENNGKWRFTSPTHTVRAFYQALLELEKEGGIVEREKRYRKNNVILRNGMKNLGFKSLIPEEYQSPIITTFFAPKSPDYNFENFYYKLKKEGFVIYPGKVTDIDSFRIGNIGEVYPDDIYALLKAIEKAIN
- the phnX gene encoding Phosphonoacetaldehyde hydrolase translates to MKKINLIIFDWAGTTVDYGCFAPVKVFIEIFKEKNIDVTLEEARGPMGMLKIDHIKAMLSLNRVTVLWKEKYNRMWNENDIDELYKNFENKLFKILADYTEPVPHCIETVNILRERGLKIGSTTGYTQEMMEIITAGAKSQGYFPDYYTTPNAVPAGRPAPYMIYQNMLILGEEDTDCVVKIGDTISDIKEGRNAKVWTVGILKGSSELGLSLEEVNPLPENELKEKMEKTASKMLSAGAHFVIEDISKVPYIIDIINKKLINGERA